From the genome of Aphanothece sacrum FPU1, one region includes:
- a CDS encoding SLC13 family permease codes for MPTPILLTLTVIIVALVAFIFEWLPADLTSISVAVVLIVLGLVKPDEGISGFGNSATITVMAMFILSAGITRTGVIQFVRDFLIRWGGKNANQQILVMGLIVGPITAFINNTAVVAIFLPIVEAWCKQQKISVSKMLIPLSYATVLGGMITVIGTSTNILASGISKQLGYGEFGLFQFTGLGIITFILGLIYLTIAAPKLLPERIPAQDNLTSRNYDLKDYVTEVIILPSSSLVNQTLRQSAIQRKFDIDILELIRNDTHFSQPLADKVLAVGDVLLVRGSRDNLLQIKDERGIEILADVKFGKLEEEMTQDEEKIAEVLVLSNSRLIGSTLKDLRFRQRYNATVLAIRRGEELVRERLGKVSIRFGDLLLIQAPKESFIGLQTTRELLVLEEKELEGLRTDKAWMALVIILGVIITAAFDIMPILVSSLIGVILMVITGCLKPGEVYGSVRWDIIFLLAGLIPLGIAMENSGTTVWLAKYLVVVGENLSGYWILMFFYLITSFLTELLSNNATVVLMIPVAVEVAKTLQYNPLAFMFVVTFAASNSYLTPIGYQTNTMVYAPGGYKFWDFTIIGLPLNLMLTIVTPALIIWLYGI; via the coding sequence ATGCCAACACCAATCCTGTTAACTCTAACTGTCATTATTGTTGCTTTAGTTGCCTTTATCTTTGAATGGTTGCCCGCCGATTTAACCTCAATTTCAGTAGCTGTTGTTCTGATTGTCTTAGGATTAGTAAAACCCGATGAAGGTATTTCAGGATTTGGTAATTCGGCCACTATCACTGTCATGGCCATGTTTATCCTAAGTGCTGGAATTACCCGAACAGGGGTAATTCAATTTGTACGGGATTTCTTAATAAGATGGGGAGGAAAAAACGCCAATCAGCAAATTTTAGTGATGGGATTAATTGTCGGACCTATTACTGCTTTTATTAATAATACTGCCGTTGTTGCGATATTTTTACCCATTGTAGAAGCTTGGTGTAAACAACAGAAAATCTCAGTTTCTAAAATGCTCATTCCTCTCTCTTATGCAACAGTTTTAGGGGGAATGATTACGGTGATTGGAACCTCAACAAACATTTTAGCTAGTGGTATTTCTAAACAATTAGGTTATGGGGAATTTGGTTTATTTCAGTTTACGGGTTTAGGGATTATTACCTTTATCTTAGGATTGATTTACCTAACTATTGCTGCCCCGAAATTATTACCCGAAAGGATTCCGGCTCAAGATAATTTAACAAGTAGAAACTATGACTTAAAAGATTATGTAACAGAAGTAATTATTTTACCTAGTTCCAGTTTAGTTAACCAAACACTTAGGCAGAGTGCTATTCAAAGAAAGTTTGATATTGATATTCTAGAATTAATTCGCAATGATACTCATTTTTCTCAACCCCTTGCAGATAAAGTTTTAGCCGTTGGCGATGTTCTTTTAGTACGAGGAAGTCGGGATAATTTACTACAAATTAAAGATGAAAGAGGCATAGAAATATTAGCTGATGTTAAATTTGGTAAATTAGAAGAAGAAATGACTCAAGATGAAGAAAAAATAGCTGAAGTCTTGGTATTATCTAACTCTCGGTTAATTGGTTCTACCCTCAAAGATTTGAGATTTAGACAACGTTATAATGCAACGGTTTTAGCCATTCGTCGAGGGGAAGAATTAGTCAGAGAAAGGCTGGGAAAAGTATCCATACGTTTTGGAGATTTATTATTAATACAAGCCCCCAAAGAAAGTTTTATTGGATTACAAACTACTAGAGAACTTTTAGTCTTAGAAGAGAAGGAATTAGAAGGCTTAAGAACGGATAAAGCTTGGATGGCTCTAGTCATTATTTTAGGGGTTATTATAACAGCAGCATTCGATATAATGCCGATTTTAGTCAGTAGCTTAATCGGGGTTATTTTGATGGTAATAACAGGTTGTTTGAAACCCGGTGAAGTGTATGGTTCAGTTCGTTGGGATATCATTTTTCTCTTAGCAGGTTTAATTCCTTTAGGAATAGCCATGGAAAATTCAGGAACAACTGTATGGTTGGCTAAATATTTAGTAGTCGTTGGAGAGAATTTATCGGGTTATTGGATATTAATGTTTTTCTATTTAATTACCTCTTTTCTAACAGAACTTCTGTCTAATAATGCCACAGTTGTGTTAATGATTCCGGTAGCTGTAGAAGTAGCAAAAACTCTACAATACAATCCTCTGGCTTTTATGTTTGTCGTCACTTTTGCTGCTTCTAATAGTTATTTAACTCCGATTGGATACCAAACAAATACGATGGTTTATGCACCCGGAGGTTATAAGTTTTGGGACTTTACCATCATCGGTTTGCCCTTGAACCTAATGTTAACAATTGTTACTCCAGCCCTCATTATCTGGCTGTATGGAATTTAA